The following coding sequences are from one Triticum aestivum cultivar Chinese Spring chromosome 5A, IWGSC CS RefSeq v2.1, whole genome shotgun sequence window:
- the LOC123107284 gene encoding uncharacterized protein, producing the protein MAPPALLPRASALRPLAPASSSPLRAHVVAATPTPRTPPRTARPVSLLCTPLSNVDAAAAAGGSGPDKEPYRWPWGYEDPPAYVEEDIVETQLRFVRESGEAVAALKAAAADACRALVDNFGDIRTLKTIYDVEDYHIGMPFGVLIACIGCYQLWKLDPSTFLDVVLGYAFYRLSVMGSHIRRQGSSNDLFGRLKFVIVVIMAVKDFRKNLAPIDFIRTPVYALYSISFVHDIIGLKKYGKYYFAVTIELLKTKEGRCKLASFF; encoded by the exons ATGGCGCCGCCGGCCTTGCTTCCTAGGGCGAGCGCGTTGCGGCCTCTTGCCCCAGCCTCTTCTTCTCCCCTCCGCGCGCACGTCGTCGCGGCCACCCCAACGCCCCGCACGCCGCCACGCACAGCGCGTCCCGTGTCGCTG CTCTGCACCCCGCTCAGCAAcgtggacgccgccgccgccgccggcggcagtGGCCCCGACAAGGAACCTTACCGGTGGCCGTGGGGATACGAGGACCCTCCCGCGTACGTGGAGGAGGACATCGTGGAAACCCAACTCAGGTTCGTGCGCGAGTccggggaggcggtggctgcgctCAAGGCCGCGGCCGCCGACGCGTGCCGTGCGCTCGTCGACAACTTCGGCGACATCCGCACTCTCAAGACCATCTACGACGTCGAGGACTACCACATCGGCATGCCATTCG GTGTGCTTATTGCATGCATTGGTTGCTATCAACTGTGGAAGCTAGATCCCTCGACATTCCTAGATGTTGTATTGGGCTACGCATTCTACAGGCTCAGTGTCATGGGTTCACACATCCGGAGACAGGGGTCCTCGAATGATTTGTTCGGACGCCTCAAGTTTG TTATTGTCGTAATCATGGCTGTGAAAGATTTCAGGAAAAATCTCGCTCCCATTGATTTTATCAG GACACCAGTTTATGCCCTCTATTCCATATCGTTCGTTCATGACATAATTGGCCTGAAGAAGTATGGAAAATATTATTTCGCTGTGACCATCGAACTACTAAAAACTAAGGAGGGCAGGTGCAAGCTAGCGAGTTTTTTCTAA